A window of Diabrotica virgifera virgifera chromosome 9, PGI_DIABVI_V3a contains these coding sequences:
- the LOC126892403 gene encoding uncharacterized protein LOC126892403: MECESCSIRFVESVLLTAKKEDVLDFFYKHGVMKPTTTCKQCGNILKANAEGKFRCNKLVPRTNKKPKSCRFFLSQRKGTILERCKLPVEKLFVLVSILLQLRPPRFEFVKCELEISSRSMVMWFSFCREVFQDFVISNSVKLGGPDSFVEIHGAKLGKIKFNGDVDSGANKQWFGGYDRNSNNCFLVQVESKDADSLLRIIKDWVLPGTSISSHYWEAYKCLDHEGFRQETMDHSKHFVDPDPDADMYTHNLDRIWREVRTTVPRHGQEYFVDYLAEFYFKRRFSDRFERLHAFFIAAASFCPPAY; encoded by the coding sequence ATGGAGTGCGAATCATGTTCAATTAGATTCGTTGAAAGTGTCTTATTGACCGCTAAGAAGGAGGATGTGCTTGATTTTTTTTACAAGCATGGTGTTATGAAGCCAACTACTACATGCAAACAATGCGGCAATATCTTGAAAGCAAACGCCGAAGGAAAATTCAGGTGCAACAAGCTTGTCCCAAGAAccaataaaaaaccaaaaagttGTAGATTTTTTCTCTCGCAAAGAAAGGGAACAATTTTGGAGCGGTGTAAATTGCCTGTAGAAAAACTATTCGTTCTAGTGTCCATTTTGTTGCAATTAAGACCACCTCGATTTGAATTTGTGAAGTGCGAGCTTGAAATTTCCTCGAGGTCTATGGTGATGTGGTTCTCGTTTTGCAGAGAAGTCTTTCAGGACTTCGTGATCAGCAACTCTGTAAAACTAGGAGGTCCTGACAGCTTCGTTGAAATTCACGGGGCAAAATTGGGGAAGATAAAATTTAATGGGGATGTGGATAGTGGTGCGAACAAGCAGTGGTTTGGTGGATACGACCGAAATTCCAACAATTGCTTCCTAGTACAAGTGGAATCCAAAGATGCAGATAGTTTGCTTAGAATAATCAAAGACTGGGTTCTTCCTGGCACAAGCATTTCTAGTCACTATTGGGAAGCCTACAAATGTTTGGACCATGAAGGATTTAGACAAGAGACCATGGATCATTCCAAGCACTTTGTCGATCCAGATCCAGATGCAGACATGTACACTCACAATTTGGATAGAATATGGAGGGAAGTTCGGACCACTGTCCCTAGACATGGGCAAGAGTACTTTGTAGATTACCTGGCTGAATTTTATTTTAAGCGAAGATTCTCTGATCGATTTGAGAGACTACATGCATTTTTCATCGCAGCTGCATCTTTCTGTCCACCAGCATATTAA